Proteins encoded in a region of the Triticum dicoccoides isolate Atlit2015 ecotype Zavitan chromosome 3A, WEW_v2.0, whole genome shotgun sequence genome:
- the LOC119270466 gene encoding U-box domain-containing protein 24-like — protein MPPGAGRRAAVDVEDLLVRVKNGAEPELGAVAREVAALAEEGRLGGDEDDGVLVPALLARLAGAGDPEVRVLVMAALRRLAGCAGGETKERMASIDALSSIVRSLSRDVDERMEAIVLLLDLSDIPQVRQRIGRIKGCIVMLVTLRNAHESGTYDDAEKLLHILSCNPQNVLLMAEAGYFRPLIHYLKEGSDMNKILMATAISKMFLSEQMKSSLGEDGAVEPLVEMFKSGNHEAKHSALAALRNLSSSLQNAELLINCGITGSLLQLLCSVTSVLMTLREPAAAILSTIAQSDCILLHRDAAPQMLSLLNLSCPVIQLHLLRALNSICGHTNAKRARAKIRQNGGVQLLLPFLREKNVGIKVAALNLMFHLSKDASQELAEQIRETHLDILVKIIASPTPGIAEKAAAVGVLSNLPVADKNITKFLTQANLLPVLISLLEANISASPSPQKMWLLEGIAGVLTRFTVSWDKKLQSLAVGHGVVPWLVKLLSEGSVKAKSKSATSLAQLSQNSVALRKAKSPRWLCVPPSAESYCIVHDYQCTVKSTFCLAKAGAVNPLVQILEGEEREADGSVLEALATLVQDEIWENGSRVIEKASGVHALLRVAEAGELTSQDKAIWILERIFRLEEHREQYGGIAQALLINLAQKGDPVLKPMIGRILAHLQLLQTQSSYF, from the exons ATGCCGCCGGGGGCGGGCCGCCGGGCGGCGGTGGACGTGGAGGACCTCCTGGTGCGCGTCAAGAACGGCGCCGAGCCCGAGCTCGGCGCCGTGGCGCGGGAGGTAGCCGCGCTGGCCGAGGAGGGGAGGCTCGGCGGCGACGAGGATGATGGGGTCCTGGTGCCGGCGCTGCTCGCGCGGCTCGCTGGCGCCGGGGACCCCGAGGTCAGGGTCCTCGTCATGGCCGCGCTGCGGCGCCTCGCGGGCTGCGCCGGCGGCGAGACCAAG GAGAGGATGGCAAGCATTGATGCGCTTTCAAGCATCGTACGCTCCTTATCTAGAGATGTCGACGAGAGAATGGAAGcaattgtgctgctattggatttgTCAGATATTCCACAGGTCCGGCAGAGGATTGGCAGGATCAAAGGATGCATAGTGATGCTGGTCACGCTGCGGAATGCACATGAATCAGGCACCTATGATGACGCAGAGAAGTTGCTGCACATTTTGTCTTGCAACCCACAAAATGTGCTGCTCATGGCAGAGGCTGGCTATTTTCGACCATTGATACATTACCTGAAAGAAG GTTCAGATATGAACAAGATCCTCATGGCAACCGCTATTTCTAAGATGTTCCTCTCTGAACAGATGAAATCCTCCCTTGGAGAAGATGGAGCAGTCGAGCCCCTTGTGGAGATGTTTAAATCTGGAAACCATGAAGCCAAGCACTCAGCCCTAGCCGCCTTGCGTAATCTCTCTAGCTCTCTGCAAAACGCAGAACTTTTGATAAATTGTGGCATAACTGGATCACTGCTTCAACTCCTTTGCTCGGTCACGTCAGTGCTCATGACCCTTAGAGAGCCAGCGGCAGCTATACTCTCAACTATAGCACAATCTGATTGTATCCTCCTACATAGGGATGCAGCTCCTCAGATGCTCTCACTTCTTAACTTATCGTGTCCAGTAATTCAGCTTCATCTTTTAAGGGCCCTCAATAGTATTTGTGGGCACACAAACGCTAAGAGGGCTAGAGCTAAAATTAGACAAAATGGTGGAGTGCAGCTCCTCCTGCCATTCCTTAGAGAAAAGAATGTTGGCATCAAAGTTGCTGCTTTGAATTTAATGTTCCATCTATCGAAAGATGCTTCACAAGAATTGGCCGAACAGATCAGGGAGACCCATCTTGATATCTTAGTGAAGATTATTGCTTCTCCTACACCTGGGATTGCCGAAAAGGCTGCAGCTGTTGGTGTCCTAAGTAACCTCCCGGTGGCAGATAAGAATATCACAAAGTTTCTCACACAAGCAAACTTGCTTCCAGTTTTGATCTCCTTATTGGAGGCAAACATCTCAGCATCTCCGTCGCCACAAAAAATGTGGTTACTTGAGGGCATTGCTGGTGTGTTAACCAGGTTCACTGTTTCTTGGGATAAGAAACTACAAAGCTTAGCAGTTGGACATGGGGTAGTTCCTTGGCTCGTCAAGCTGCTTTCAGAAGGATCAGTAAAGGCAAAGTCTAAGTCAGCGACATCCTTGGCTCAACTGTCACAGAATTCAGTAGCATTACGCAAGGCAAAATCCCCAAGGTGGCTTTGTGTTCCCCCATCAGCTGAATCTTACTGCATAGTTCATGATTACCAGTGCACTGTCAAAAGTACTTTCTGCTTGGCAAAAGCTGGTGCTGTCAACCCACTGGTCCAAATACTAGAAGGCGAAGAGCGAGAAGCAGATGGATCTGTGCTGGAAGCGCTGGCTACCCTCGTGCAGGACGAGATCTGGGAGAACGGGAGCAGGGTGATAGAGAAAGCATCGGGTGTCCACGCTCTGCTGAGAGTCGCTGAAGCAGGCGAGTTGACCTCCCAGGACAAGGCGATATGGATACTGGAGAGGATCTTCCGTCTCGAAGAGCACAGAGAGCAGTACGGCGGGATCGCGCAG